A window of the Bacilli bacterium genome harbors these coding sequences:
- a CDS encoding b(o/a)3-type cytochrome-c oxidase subunit 1: MREGMTMKEAIPLHTFDKRDARVVLAHLLFAFGALLIGGIAGLLQGLVRGGVVTLPGGIGYYQLLTAHGVLMALIFTTYFIIGFLLAGTARTLGGELLPQARKLAWIGFSLMSLGVLAGVTLILMNKATVLYTFYAPLKASPWFYVALALVIVGSWMSGFGIFRQFRNWKRLHAGKLTPLFGFMAVATMLLWFVATLGVTIEVVFQLIPWAFGWTDTVNIMLSRTLFWYFGHPLVYFWLLPAYMAWYVVIPKVIGGKIFSDALARLAFLLFLLFSIPVGLHHQLMEPGISSVWKFVQVVLTFMVVIPSLLTAFSMFATFEIHGRQKGSTGLFGWLKMLPWSDVRFFAPFMGMLVFIPAGAGGIINASHEMNAVVHNTLWVTGHFHLTVATTVALTFFGVTYWLIPAVTGRQLTKRMHKWGIIQTIIWLVGMFFMSGAMHTVGLLGAPRRTAYTTYMENATARSWIPYEVVMAIGGTILFIGVLLMIVNVVALLRAPQGHTDFPIAEVVDTAEKTPRLFERIGVWVSVLAVLIIFAYMMPIMDIVNDPSPGSKGFVTW, from the coding sequence ATGAGAGAAGGCATGACCATGAAAGAAGCAATTCCATTGCATACGTTCGACAAACGGGACGCCAGGGTTGTCTTGGCCCATCTCTTGTTCGCTTTCGGCGCTCTTTTGATCGGCGGCATTGCCGGCTTGCTGCAGGGACTTGTCCGCGGCGGCGTCGTCACACTGCCGGGAGGAATCGGTTATTACCAACTGCTAACCGCTCACGGAGTGCTAATGGCGCTTATTTTTACAACTTATTTTATCATTGGCTTTCTGCTTGCCGGCACGGCCCGGACGCTAGGTGGCGAACTGCTGCCGCAAGCGAGAAAGCTCGCCTGGATTGGCTTCAGCCTGATGTCGCTTGGCGTGCTGGCGGGAGTAACGTTGATCCTGATGAACAAAGCGACGGTGCTGTATACTTTTTACGCGCCGCTCAAAGCGTCTCCCTGGTTTTACGTGGCGCTCGCGCTCGTCATCGTCGGCAGCTGGATGAGCGGTTTCGGCATTTTCCGGCAATTTCGCAATTGGAAAAGGTTGCACGCAGGCAAGCTCACGCCGCTGTTTGGCTTCATGGCCGTGGCCACGATGCTGCTTTGGTTCGTCGCAACGCTCGGCGTAACCATCGAAGTGGTGTTCCAGCTGATCCCCTGGGCGTTCGGCTGGACGGATACAGTCAATATCATGCTGAGCCGCACCCTGTTTTGGTATTTCGGCCATCCGCTCGTATACTTTTGGCTGCTGCCTGCTTACATGGCCTGGTATGTCGTCATTCCGAAAGTCATCGGCGGGAAAATATTCAGCGACGCTTTGGCGCGCCTTGCCTTTCTCCTTTTCCTGCTGTTCTCCATTCCTGTCGGGCTGCATCACCAATTGATGGAACCGGGGATCTCGAGCGTATGGAAATTCGTGCAGGTCGTCCTGACGTTTATGGTTGTCATTCCGTCGCTGCTCACCGCATTCTCGATGTTTGCCACGTTTGAAATTCACGGGCGCCAAAAAGGCTCCACCGGGCTGTTCGGCTGGCTGAAAATGCTGCCGTGGAGCGACGTGCGCTTCTTTGCGCCGTTTATGGGGATGCTCGTGTTCATTCCGGCGGGGGCAGGCGGCATCATCAACGCAAGCCACGAGATGAACGCGGTCGTTCACAACACGCTGTGGGTGACGGGCCACTTTCATCTGACCGTGGCGACAACCGTCGCGCTGACATTTTTCGGCGTCACTTACTGGCTTATCCCCGCCGTTACCGGGCGCCAATTGACGAAAAGAATGCACAAATGGGGTATCATCCAAACCATTATTTGGCTTGTCGGCATGTTTTTCATGTCCGGCGCCATGCATACCGTCGGTTTGCTTGGGGCTCCTCGCCGGACCGCCTACACGACGTACATGGAAAACGCGACCGCCAGGTCGTGGATTCCGTACGAGGTGGTCATGGCGATTGGCGGCACGATACTGTTTATCGGCGTTCTCCTGATGATCGTCAACGTCGTTGCGCTGCTGCGCGCTCCGCAGGGCCATACGGATTTCCCGATCGCGGAAGTGGTCGACACGGCGGAGAAAACTCCGCGTTTGTTCGAACGCATCGGTGTCTGGGTTTCCGTTCTGGCGGTTTTGATCATATTCGCCTACATGATGCCGATCATGGACATCGTAAACGATCCGTCGCCCGGCTCCAAAGGTTTTGTAACCTGGTAA
- a CDS encoding cytochrome c oxidase subunit II produces the protein MHLHKLEKIWLVFGIAMLVVFLLVVGVGAFAMGMQTPGGVDHHAINPELVEQTAPFDKPGLKKIGDNEFEADLIGFTFGYTPGKLTIPAGAKVTFNITSKDVVHGFNVIGTNINMMVVPGEINHMTYTFVKRGEYLVVCNEYCGAGHEYMNMTIVVE, from the coding sequence ATGCATTTGCACAAACTTGAGAAAATATGGCTTGTCTTCGGCATTGCCATGCTGGTAGTCTTTTTGCTTGTGGTGGGCGTGGGGGCTTTTGCGATGGGCATGCAGACGCCCGGCGGCGTCGATCATCATGCGATCAACCCGGAATTGGTGGAGCAAACCGCGCCGTTTGACAAACCGGGGCTTAAAAAAATTGGCGACAACGAGTTCGAGGCGGACTTGATCGGTTTTACATTCGGTTACACCCCGGGTAAGTTGACGATCCCGGCGGGCGCGAAAGTCACTTTCAACATTACAAGCAAAGATGTTGTGCACGGTTTCAATGTTATTGGCACGAACATCAATATGATGGTCGTTCCGGGCGAAATCAACCATATGACATATACATTTGTCAAAAGAGGCGAATATCTGGTTGTTTGCAATGAGTATTGCGGCGCAGGCCATGAATACATGAACATGACGATTGTCGTTGAATAA